In Calidithermus timidus DSM 17022, the following are encoded in one genomic region:
- a CDS encoding IS5/IS1182 family transposase, giving the protein MAFVHPANEHDKWGGQALLLGMDLSLWPRVRKLFVDWGYRGLREVARGLGLELEVVARPYAGVRGVWVREGEEVPEIPREGGFKPLPKRWVVERTFAWMGRNRRLGKDYEYPPEVTEAWMYLGMIRLLVKRLARAA; this is encoded by the coding sequence ATGGCCTTTGTCCACCCGGCCAATGAGCACGACAAGTGGGGTGGGCAGGCGTTGCTTTTGGGGATGGACCTCTCCTTGTGGCCCCGGGTGCGCAAGCTCTTTGTGGACTGGGGCTACCGGGGTTTGCGGGAGGTGGCTAGGGGGCTGGGACTGGAGCTGGAGGTGGTGGCCCGTCCTTACGCGGGGGTGCGGGGGGTCTGGGTGCGGGAGGGGGAGGAGGTGCCGGAGATCCCGCGGGAGGGTGGGTTCAAGCCCCTGCCCAAGCGGTGGGTGGTGGAGCGGACCTTTGCCTGGATGGGGCGAAACCGACGGCTGGGGAAAGATTACGAGTACCCCCCTGAGGTAACGGAAGCCTGGATGTATTTAGGCATGATACGCTTGCTGGTGAAGCGGCTGGCCAGGGCCGCTTAA
- a CDS encoding IS5 family transposase has product MASTRRSYPSDLSDAEWAILEPLIPAPKPGGRPAKVPRREIVSAILYVLENGIKWRAMPHDLPHWSTVYHYFRKWQKEGVWERVAQALVRWDREREGRQACPSALVMDSQSVKTTEKGGPGDTTGRRRSKGESGRTRGAVS; this is encoded by the coding sequence GTGGCTTCTACACGGAGATCTTACCCCAGCGACCTGTCGGACGCGGAGTGGGCCATCCTGGAGCCGTTGATCCCCGCCCCCAAGCCCGGTGGCCGACCCGCAAAGGTGCCGAGGAGGGAGATCGTCAGCGCCATACTTTACGTCCTGGAAAACGGCATCAAGTGGCGGGCCATGCCCCATGACTTACCCCACTGGTCTACGGTCTACCACTACTTCCGCAAGTGGCAGAAGGAGGGGGTCTGGGAGCGGGTGGCCCAGGCCCTGGTCCGGTGGGATCGGGAGCGAGAAGGAAGGCAGGCTTGCCCCAGCGCTCTTGTCATGGATAGTCAGTCCGTCAAGACCACGGAAAAAGGGGGCCCCGGGGACACGACGGGGCGAAGAAGGTCAAAGGGAGAAAGCGGCAGAACACGGGGGGCCGTCTCTTGA
- a CDS encoding cytochrome P450 translates to MDVLNEYALPLVLRVLAELQGVPESSFEELRAWIGVISSVSSSSPKEELLRANRAVAEYGQLVEGLAGEAGGSPQGTVLAGMLAARELGQVSQTEFVANLLALLDAGTQTTADFITNSVLVLLSHQDQLKLLREDPQLLGYAVQELLRFESPVQIVGRWATESFVFQGKGIERGQVVYLVLGSANRDPSWVSDPDRLDLKRKLDRTAAFGGGTHYCLGAPLARLIGGKALEILLQWKGSLSLQTSRLIWRPAFGFRGLTELRVSW, encoded by the coding sequence ATGGATGTACTCAACGAGTATGCTCTTCCGCTGGTACTCAGGGTGTTGGCGGAATTGCAGGGCGTTCCGGAGAGTTCGTTCGAGGAGTTGCGCGCCTGGATCGGGGTGATCTCCAGTGTGAGCTCTTCCTCTCCCAAGGAAGAGCTTCTAAGAGCCAACCGGGCGGTGGCCGAGTATGGCCAGCTGGTAGAAGGACTCGCGGGGGAGGCTGGGGGGAGCCCCCAGGGAACCGTGCTGGCTGGCATGTTAGCTGCGCGGGAATTAGGACAGGTCAGCCAAACAGAATTCGTCGCGAACCTGCTGGCCTTGCTCGACGCTGGTACCCAGACCACCGCTGACTTCATTACGAACAGCGTGTTGGTACTCTTGAGCCACCAGGACCAGCTCAAGCTTCTCAGGGAGGACCCGCAGTTGCTGGGCTACGCAGTCCAGGAACTCTTGCGCTTCGAAAGCCCAGTGCAGATCGTTGGCCGCTGGGCAACTGAGAGCTTCGTTTTTCAGGGTAAAGGGATCGAGCGGGGCCAAGTCGTGTACCTAGTCCTGGGCTCGGCTAACCGTGATCCCAGCTGGGTGAGCGATCCGGACCGGCTTGACTTAAAAAGGAAGCTGGACCGTACAGCAGCCTTTGGCGGAGGAACCCACTATTGCCTAGGTGCCCCGCTAGCCCGCCTGATAGGGGGAAAAGCTCTAGAGATTCTTCTACAGTGGAAAGGCAGCTTGTCTTTGCAGACCAGCAGGCTTATATGGCGGCCCGCGTTCGGGTTTCGTGGGCTTACTGAGCTGAGGGTATCATGGTAA
- a CDS encoding kanamycin nucleotidyltransferase C-terminal domain-containing protein, which produces MAIGIYGSTARGSDEPYSDLEMSVLMRSSPTPGRDERYVQGLKISVEFHTVGSVYRRLQRVDLTWPLCVDQFVSVLSLYDPEGHWPKLKLLVDQLPSGSFVQAIREGIVGELLENFAKLENARKRDDAPAMRWIAWNLAWDVAMISALMNRAYFTSWSRTPDEILRLPSLLPAVKSLVEKFRNGDLRSAKGLHRCCEAAVRGVVQHVATLGVHVQVEPSLAGPPREQIGGGGPGSKR; this is translated from the coding sequence GTGGCCATCGGAATCTATGGGTCCACCGCACGGGGCTCCGACGAGCCCTACTCCGACCTGGAGATGTCGGTCCTCATGCGAAGCTCACCCACCCCCGGCAGGGACGAGCGCTACGTGCAAGGGCTCAAAATCAGCGTCGAATTCCACACCGTGGGGTCGGTCTACCGGCGCCTGCAGCGGGTAGACCTGACCTGGCCCTTGTGCGTAGACCAGTTTGTCTCGGTCTTATCCCTGTACGACCCGGAGGGGCACTGGCCCAAGCTAAAGCTGCTCGTTGATCAGCTGCCGTCCGGATCGTTCGTGCAAGCCATTCGCGAGGGGATCGTGGGGGAATTGTTGGAGAACTTCGCCAAGCTGGAGAATGCCCGAAAACGCGACGACGCCCCTGCAATGCGATGGATCGCCTGGAACCTCGCGTGGGATGTGGCCATGATCTCCGCCCTCATGAACCGGGCATACTTCACCTCTTGGTCGCGCACACCCGACGAGATCCTCCGACTGCCGTCGCTGCTGCCCGCGGTTAAGAGCCTCGTGGAGAAGTTCCGCAACGGCGATCTGCGCAGCGCCAAGGGGCTCCATCGTTGTTGCGAAGCCGCAGTGAGGGGGGTTGTGCAACATGTGGCAACCCTTGGCGTCCACGTCCAAGTCGAACCGTCCCTGGCAGGACCTCCCCGGGAGCAGATCGGGGGAGGTGGGCCCGGATCGAAACGATAA
- a CDS encoding ABC transporter permease: MTHYLALALAALRLQFATWKQYRVDYTAGVLTVLLEQALTLVLFSVIFTHVPQVRGWTFPEMLVLYGLNRMALGLADTLGESLWWVGSYAQDGSLLLYKLRPLGVLFQLLTERIHFERISGCLTGLILVLHGASAAGVEWTAGKVATVLLFVLLGAFIYLGLMILGAAVAMRVIGSLDAITTLWSLTEFAKYPLPIFGRTGAFLLTFVVPLALTGYVPAALLLDEHTRTAGTIALAEALVAAGAFFGLCLLAWSWALRAYEGTGN; this comes from the coding sequence ATGACCCACTACCTCGCCCTCGCGCTGGCCGCCCTGAGGCTGCAATTCGCGACCTGGAAGCAGTACCGGGTGGACTATACCGCTGGCGTGCTCACCGTGCTCCTGGAGCAGGCCCTGACCCTGGTGCTTTTCTCCGTCATCTTCACACACGTGCCGCAAGTCCGCGGCTGGACCTTCCCCGAGATGCTCGTGCTTTACGGGTTGAACCGAATGGCGCTCGGCCTTGCCGACACTCTGGGGGAGAGCCTATGGTGGGTCGGCAGCTACGCCCAGGACGGCAGCCTGCTGCTCTACAAGCTCCGTCCGCTCGGGGTACTCTTCCAGCTCCTCACTGAGCGGATCCACTTCGAGCGGATTTCAGGATGCCTGACCGGGCTGATCCTGGTCCTCCATGGAGCGTCCGCGGCCGGGGTGGAATGGACTGCCGGTAAGGTTGCCACGGTCCTCTTATTTGTTCTCCTGGGCGCGTTCATCTATCTCGGGCTCATGATCCTGGGGGCTGCCGTAGCCATGCGGGTCATCGGCAGTTTGGACGCCATCACGACCTTGTGGAGCTTAACCGAGTTCGCCAAGTACCCGCTTCCCATCTTCGGTCGAACCGGGGCCTTTCTCCTGACGTTCGTCGTCCCGCTGGCGCTGACCGGCTATGTTCCTGCCGCTCTCCTGCTCGACGAGCACACACGCACAGCAGGCACCATCGCCCTTGCCGAGGCTTTGGTCGCTGCCGGCGCGTTCTTCGGCTTGTGCCTGCTGGCGTGGTCGTGGGCCCTCCGCGCTTATGAGGGGACTGGGAACTGA
- a CDS encoding type II toxin-antitoxin system VapC family toxin: protein MYKWLLFEGGAAVARRALERMVEALEIVPLGLEDLEAIRVLLASRPEWRGTLEDAGVVLLALRSKAPVWTLNYRDLGVFRELSFWAG, encoded by the coding sequence GTGTACAAGTGGCTGCTCTTCGAGGGGGGTGCGGCGGTGGCCCGGCGGGCCCTGGAACGGATGGTGGAGGCGTTGGAGATCGTGCCCCTGGGGCTGGAAGACCTCGAGGCCATCCGGGTGCTGCTGGCCTCGAGGCCGGAGTGGAGGGGCACCCTGGAGGACGCGGGCGTGGTGCTCCTGGCCCTGCGGTCCAAAGCCCCGGTGTGGACGCTGAACTACCGCGACCTGGGGGTGTTCAGGGAGCTGTCGTTCTGGGCGGGCTGA
- a CDS encoding aldo/keto reductase, giving the protein MGMRYRKVGKWGLQVSEIALGAWASFGDCVKDVGEVKKIVCLAYESGVNFFDNADTYANGCAEELMGSVLAEYPRSTLVLASKAGWPVSGCPNSQGLSRKHLRASLQASLQRLRTDYLDIYFAHRHDPDVPLEEIVTTMSAFVDQGLILYWGTSEWPVARLAGACEFARANGLHPPICEQVDYSILYRKRWENTLAPEAEPLGLGLMATSPLAMGVLTGKYDDGIPPGSRLARHKVLKEALLTPHNLARVRELAAVAAEHGMTRAQLALAWVLRRKELSCAIVGATGIGQLQENLGAAGVVLAPEAVAQIERIIGGKSSTASTT; this is encoded by the coding sequence ATGGGCATGAGGTATCGCAAGGTCGGTAAGTGGGGCCTTCAGGTCTCCGAGATCGCCCTGGGTGCCTGGGCCAGCTTCGGAGATTGCGTGAAGGATGTGGGCGAGGTCAAGAAGATCGTGTGTCTGGCCTACGAGTCCGGCGTCAACTTCTTCGATAACGCGGACACCTATGCGAACGGATGCGCTGAAGAACTCATGGGCAGCGTGCTCGCCGAGTACCCACGCAGCACCCTCGTCCTCGCCTCGAAGGCGGGATGGCCTGTGTCCGGGTGTCCCAATAGCCAGGGCCTCTCCCGCAAGCACCTGCGCGCCTCTCTGCAGGCCAGCCTTCAAAGGCTACGAACGGATTATCTGGATATCTACTTTGCTCACCGCCACGACCCGGATGTACCCCTCGAGGAGATTGTCACGACCATGAGCGCGTTCGTTGATCAGGGGCTTATCCTCTACTGGGGAACCAGCGAGTGGCCTGTCGCACGGCTGGCGGGTGCATGCGAGTTTGCCAGGGCGAATGGGCTGCATCCACCTATCTGCGAGCAGGTTGACTACTCGATCCTTTACAGGAAGCGGTGGGAAAACACCCTGGCGCCGGAGGCGGAGCCGCTCGGATTGGGCTTGATGGCCACGAGCCCGTTGGCGATGGGGGTGCTCACCGGGAAGTACGACGACGGGATCCCCCCCGGTAGCCGGTTGGCCCGGCATAAGGTGCTGAAGGAAGCTCTGCTGACGCCTCACAACCTCGCTCGTGTGCGGGAATTGGCGGCGGTCGCTGCCGAGCACGGAATGACCCGGGCTCAGCTCGCGCTAGCTTGGGTTTTGCGACGCAAGGAGCTTTCATGCGCCATCGTGGGAGCCACCGGGATAGGGCAGCTTCAGGAAAACCTTGGTGCGGCCGGGGTAGTGCTCGCACCCGAGGCCGTGGCACAGATCGAGCGGATTATAGGTGGCAAAAGCTCAACCGCGAGCACCACTTGA
- a CDS encoding transposase, producing MVKGINFVSLLYHSQGLTLPVGYVLVEKTEVYVDQKSGQRKRRSQVSKNEHARYLLQTAVHNQIPFQHVLNDVWLASAANMRFIVLDMKKHFVMPLKSNRKVAPGYRHRRYALCAPPMSQEQQQRGQWTGVEGLDYQDPTPRQVYLEGVPFPLLRVRQVFTHEDGSQGVLYLCSSDTTLDFERMIELYQKRWEIERFHQSIRQNAALAKSPTKTLTTQANHFFAAMWAFVKLELLSHQTQINYFALKAKLYLVASRAAFQELQQIKAQLTA from the coding sequence ATGGTCAAGGGGATCAACTTTGTGAGCCTGTTGTATCACAGCCAGGGGCTGACCTTGCCGGTAGGCTACGTGCTGGTGGAGAAGACGGAAGTCTATGTAGATCAGAAAAGTGGCCAGCGCAAACGCCGCAGCCAGGTGAGCAAGAATGAACACGCCCGCTACCTGCTGCAAACCGCAGTGCATAACCAGATTCCCTTCCAGCACGTGCTCAACGACGTCTGGCTTGCCTCGGCGGCGAACATGCGATTTATCGTGCTGGACATGAAGAAGCACTTTGTGATGCCGCTCAAAAGCAATCGCAAGGTAGCGCCAGGTTATCGGCACCGCCGGTATGCGCTGTGCGCACCCCCTATGAGCCAAGAACAACAGCAAAGGGGTCAATGGACAGGAGTGGAGGGTCTGGACTACCAAGACCCCACCCCCCGGCAGGTATATCTGGAAGGGGTTCCCTTCCCCCTGCTGCGGGTTCGGCAAGTCTTCACCCACGAAGATGGGAGCCAGGGGGTGTTGTATTTGTGTAGCAGCGATACCACCCTGGACTTTGAACGGATGATCGAGCTCTATCAAAAACGATGGGAGATCGAGCGCTTTCATCAATCCATCCGACAAAACGCTGCCCTGGCCAAGTCGCCTACCAAGACCCTGACCACCCAGGCCAACCATTTCTTTGCGGCTATGTGGGCCTTTGTCAAGCTGGAACTCCTCTCCCACCAGACCCAAATCAACTACTTCGCCCTCAAGGCCAAGCTCTATCTGGTTGCCAGTCGGGCTGCTTTTCAGGAACTACAGCAGATCAAAGCTCAACTGACCGCGTAA